From one Lycium barbarum isolate Lr01 chromosome 6, ASM1917538v2, whole genome shotgun sequence genomic stretch:
- the LOC132598482 gene encoding WAT1-related protein At1g09380-like isoform X3, with protein MGNDLLAFLVMVIVQLGFAGMIIITKLVMDGGMNPFVQSAYKPIFATISIAPFAFFLERKSRPKLTRSILFQIFLCSVFGITANQYTYFIGLNNSTPTVASAIDNLIPAFTFIIAVPLGVEKLGLRSIAGQAKFWGTIVCVGGAMLLSLYHGKVVIGQLGYHWKYAESTGKDVNAAHGNFFLGPFLLIMASLTYAIWLIIQGRVSEKYAAPYTCITLMCLMASVESVIIGICVVPKVSEWALNPIRVISVIYNGVVCTSFAYFLSSWCIEKKGPLYVAMFNPLLLVISAFLSWTLLREKLYLGV; from the exons ATGGGGAACGATTTGTTGGCTTTTCTAGTGATGGTGATTGTGCAATTAGGGTTTGCTGGAATGATAATAATAACAAAGTTAGTGATGGATGGTGGTATGAATCCTTTCGTTCAATCAGCATATAAGCCAATTTTTGCCACCATCTCCATTGCTCCCTTTGCTTTTTTCTTGGAGAG GAAATCCAGACCCAAGTTGACACGCTCTATTCTTTTCCAGATATTTTTGTGTTCTGTTTTCGG GATAACAGCAAACCAATATACATATTTCATTGGATTAAATAATTCAACTCCAACAGTTGCTTCCGCCATTGATAATCTAATCCCAGCTTTCACGTTTATCATAGCCGTACCCTTGGG GGTTGAAAAATTGGGGTTGAGAAGTATAGCAGGacaagccaagttttgggggaCAATAGTATGCGTTGGAGGGGCAATGTTATTGTCATTATATCATGGCAAAGTGGTTATTGGTCAATTAGGATATCACTGGAAATATGCAGAAAGTACAGGTAAAGATGTCAATGCAGCCCATGGCAACTTCTTTTTAGGACCTTTTCTACTAATAATGGCCAGTCTCACTTATGCCATTTGGTTAATCATTCAG GGAAGGGTAAGCGAGAAGTATGCAGCTCCATATACATGCATAACGTTGATGTGCTTAATGGCAAGTGTAGAGAGCGTCATCATTGGCATTTGCGTCGTCCCTAAAGTTTCTGAATGGGCTTTAAACCCTATCAGAGTTATCTCAGTTATCTATAAT GGAGTTGTGTGTACGTCATTTGCATATTTCCTGAGCTCGTGGTGCATTGAAAAAAAAGGTCCTTTATATGTGGCGATGTTCAATCCTTTGCTGTTAGTTATTTCCGCATTTCTCAGTTGGACTTTGCTTCGTGAGAAATTATACCTTGGCGTGTAA
- the LOC132598482 gene encoding WAT1-related protein At1g09380-like isoform X1, protein MGNDLLAFLVMVIVQLGFAGMIIITKLVMDGGMNPFVQSAYKPIFATISIAPFAFFLERKSRPKLTRSILFQIFLCSVFGITANQYTYFIGLNNSTPTVASAIDNLIPAFTFIIAVPLGVEKLGLRSIAGQAKFWGTIVCVGGAMLLSLYHGKVVIGQLGYHWKYAESTGKDVNAAHGNFFLGPFLLIMASLTYAIWLIIQGRVSEKYAAPYTCITLMCLMASVESVIIGICVVPKVSEWALNPIRVISVIYNGVVCTSFAYFLSSWCIEKKGPLYVAMFNPLLLVISAFLSWTLLREKLYLGVVVGSIIVVAGLYGFLWGKKMETSEPEIEDEVTKGKNQSSKSVDLELQLPNSNGHHIESKQISSEAKAEP, encoded by the exons ATGGGGAACGATTTGTTGGCTTTTCTAGTGATGGTGATTGTGCAATTAGGGTTTGCTGGAATGATAATAATAACAAAGTTAGTGATGGATGGTGGTATGAATCCTTTCGTTCAATCAGCATATAAGCCAATTTTTGCCACCATCTCCATTGCTCCCTTTGCTTTTTTCTTGGAGAG GAAATCCAGACCCAAGTTGACACGCTCTATTCTTTTCCAGATATTTTTGTGTTCTGTTTTCGG GATAACAGCAAACCAATATACATATTTCATTGGATTAAATAATTCAACTCCAACAGTTGCTTCCGCCATTGATAATCTAATCCCAGCTTTCACGTTTATCATAGCCGTACCCTTGGG GGTTGAAAAATTGGGGTTGAGAAGTATAGCAGGacaagccaagttttgggggaCAATAGTATGCGTTGGAGGGGCAATGTTATTGTCATTATATCATGGCAAAGTGGTTATTGGTCAATTAGGATATCACTGGAAATATGCAGAAAGTACAGGTAAAGATGTCAATGCAGCCCATGGCAACTTCTTTTTAGGACCTTTTCTACTAATAATGGCCAGTCTCACTTATGCCATTTGGTTAATCATTCAG GGAAGGGTAAGCGAGAAGTATGCAGCTCCATATACATGCATAACGTTGATGTGCTTAATGGCAAGTGTAGAGAGCGTCATCATTGGCATTTGCGTCGTCCCTAAAGTTTCTGAATGGGCTTTAAACCCTATCAGAGTTATCTCAGTTATCTATAAT GGAGTTGTGTGTACGTCATTTGCATATTTCCTGAGCTCGTGGTGCATTGAAAAAAAAGGTCCTTTATATGTGGCGATGTTCAATCCTTTGCTGTTAGTTATTTCCGCATTTCTCAGTTGGACTTTGCTTCGTGAGAAATTATACCTTGGCGT AGTTGTAGGGTCAATTATAGTAGTGGCTGGGCTATACGGTTTTTTGTGGGGCAAAAAGATGGAGACAAGTGAACCAGAAATTGAGGATGAAGTAACTAAAGGGAAGAACCAGTCCAGTAAATCAGTTGATTTGGAATTGCAATTACCTAACTCTAATGGTCATCATATAGAGTCGAAGCAGATATCATCAGAAGCCAAAGCTGAACCATGA
- the LOC132598482 gene encoding WAT1-related protein At1g09380-like isoform X2, with product MGNDLLAFLVMVIVQLGFAGMIIITKLVMDGGMNPFVQSAYKPIFATISIAPFAFFLERITANQYTYFIGLNNSTPTVASAIDNLIPAFTFIIAVPLGVEKLGLRSIAGQAKFWGTIVCVGGAMLLSLYHGKVVIGQLGYHWKYAESTGKDVNAAHGNFFLGPFLLIMASLTYAIWLIIQGRVSEKYAAPYTCITLMCLMASVESVIIGICVVPKVSEWALNPIRVISVIYNGVVCTSFAYFLSSWCIEKKGPLYVAMFNPLLLVISAFLSWTLLREKLYLGVVVGSIIVVAGLYGFLWGKKMETSEPEIEDEVTKGKNQSSKSVDLELQLPNSNGHHIESKQISSEAKAEP from the exons ATGGGGAACGATTTGTTGGCTTTTCTAGTGATGGTGATTGTGCAATTAGGGTTTGCTGGAATGATAATAATAACAAAGTTAGTGATGGATGGTGGTATGAATCCTTTCGTTCAATCAGCATATAAGCCAATTTTTGCCACCATCTCCATTGCTCCCTTTGCTTTTTTCTTGGAGAG GATAACAGCAAACCAATATACATATTTCATTGGATTAAATAATTCAACTCCAACAGTTGCTTCCGCCATTGATAATCTAATCCCAGCTTTCACGTTTATCATAGCCGTACCCTTGGG GGTTGAAAAATTGGGGTTGAGAAGTATAGCAGGacaagccaagttttgggggaCAATAGTATGCGTTGGAGGGGCAATGTTATTGTCATTATATCATGGCAAAGTGGTTATTGGTCAATTAGGATATCACTGGAAATATGCAGAAAGTACAGGTAAAGATGTCAATGCAGCCCATGGCAACTTCTTTTTAGGACCTTTTCTACTAATAATGGCCAGTCTCACTTATGCCATTTGGTTAATCATTCAG GGAAGGGTAAGCGAGAAGTATGCAGCTCCATATACATGCATAACGTTGATGTGCTTAATGGCAAGTGTAGAGAGCGTCATCATTGGCATTTGCGTCGTCCCTAAAGTTTCTGAATGGGCTTTAAACCCTATCAGAGTTATCTCAGTTATCTATAAT GGAGTTGTGTGTACGTCATTTGCATATTTCCTGAGCTCGTGGTGCATTGAAAAAAAAGGTCCTTTATATGTGGCGATGTTCAATCCTTTGCTGTTAGTTATTTCCGCATTTCTCAGTTGGACTTTGCTTCGTGAGAAATTATACCTTGGCGT AGTTGTAGGGTCAATTATAGTAGTGGCTGGGCTATACGGTTTTTTGTGGGGCAAAAAGATGGAGACAAGTGAACCAGAAATTGAGGATGAAGTAACTAAAGGGAAGAACCAGTCCAGTAAATCAGTTGATTTGGAATTGCAATTACCTAACTCTAATGGTCATCATATAGAGTCGAAGCAGATATCATCAGAAGCCAAAGCTGAACCATGA